The Solenopsis invicta isolate M01_SB chromosome 12, UNIL_Sinv_3.0, whole genome shotgun sequence genome window below encodes:
- the LOC105192818 gene encoding cytochrome b-c1 complex subunit 7 encodes MKFPWKVIKNLKLPRLNFEQNQYNCGENWKFTLKKLVYNWSGYNKYGLYTHDLIDYDDPVIHEALRRLPKDVLDARNFRIIRAAQLSFLKRYLPREKWVTYEQDIEYRYLSPYMEEIQAEQAEINEFECHNYGDSD; translated from the exons ATGAAATTTCCttggaaagtaataaaaaatttaaagttaccTAGACTAAATTTCGAACAAAATCAATACAATTGCGGAGAGAACTGgaaatttactttgaaaaaattagtgTATAATTGGTCGGGATACAACAAATACGGGCTTTACACACACGATCTTATAGATTATGACGACCCTGTCATACATGAAGCATTACGTCGACTACCAAAGGATGTACTGGACGCCAGGAATTTCag GATCATACGCGCTGCGCAGCTGAGTTTCCTGAAGAGATATCTACCCAGGGAGAAATGGGTCACGTACGAGCAGGATATAGAGTATCGATACCTCAGTCCGTATATGGAAGAGATCCAAGCTGAACAAGCTGAGATAAACGAATTTGAATGCCACAATTATGGAGATAGTGACTGA